Proteins from one Mus pahari chromosome 10, PAHARI_EIJ_v1.1, whole genome shotgun sequence genomic window:
- the Hyal3 gene encoding hyaluronidase-3 — translation MIMPLGLTLVVGLTLCLVHGQALLQVPEHPFSVLWNVPSARCKAHFGVHLPLDALGIVANHGQHFHGQNISIFYKNQLGLYPYFGPRGTAHNGGIPQAVSLDHHLARAAHQILHSLGSSFVGLAVLDWEEWYPLWAGNWGPHRQVYRAASWVWTQQMFPDLDPQEQLHKARTGFEQAARAFMEYTLQLGRTLRPSGLWGFYRYPACGNGWHKTASNYTGHCHAAIITRNTQLHWLWAASSALFPSIYLPPRLPPAYRQAFVRHRLEEAFRVALVGHSHPLPVLAYSRLTHRSSGRFLSLDDLMQTIGVSAALGTAGVVLWGDLSFSSSEEECWRLHDYLVGTLGPYVINVTKAAMACSHQRCHGHGRCARKDPGQMEAFLHLQPDDSLGAWNSFRCRCYSGWAGPTCLEPKP, via the exons ATGATCATGCCGCTAGGCCTAACCCTGGTGGTGGGGTTAACCCTGTGCTTGGTGCATGGCCAGGCTTTGCTGCAGGTTCCTGAACATCCTTTTTCTGTGCTATGGAATGTACCCTCAGCAAGATGTAAGGCCCACTTTGGTGTGCATCTGCCTCTCGATGCCCTCGGCATCGTGGCCAACCACGGCCAGCATTTTCATGGCCAGAACATCTCCATCTTCTACAAGAACCAGCTTGGCCTTTATCCTTACTTTGGACCTAGAGGTACAGCCCACAATGGGGGAATCCCTCAGGCCGTGTCCCTAGACCACCACTTGGCACGAGCTGCCCACCAGATCCTCCACAGCCTAGGATCTAGCTTTGTGGGCTTGGCAGTGCTGGACTGGGAAGAGTGGTACCCACTCTGGGCTGGGAACTGGGGCCCCCATCGACAAGTCTACCGGGCAGCCTCCTGGGTTTGGACACAGCAGATGTTCCCTGACTTGGACCCTCAGGAACAGCTCCACAAAGCTCGTACTGGCTTTGAGCAGGCTGCCCGTGCATTCATGGAATACACTCTGCAGCTAGGCCGGACACTTCGCCCGAGCGGCCTCTGGGGCTTTTATCGATATCCAGCCTGTGGCAATGGCTGGCATAAGACGGCTTCCAACTACACAGGCCACTGCCATGCAGCCATCATTACCCGAAACACCCAACTGCATTGGCTCTGGGCTGCCTCCAGTGCTCTCTTCCCTAGCATCTACCTCCCACCCAGACTGCCACCTGCTTACCGTCAGGCCTTTGTACGACACCGCCTGGAGGAGGCCTTCCGTGTAGCCCTTGTGGGGCattcacatcctctacctgttcTGGCTTATTCTCGCCTCACACACCGGAGCTCTGGGAGATTCCTATCTCTG GATGACCTGATGCAGACTATTGGAGTGAGTGCGGCACTGGGAACAGCTGGAGTGGTGCTCTGGGGGGACCTGAGCTTCTCTAGCTCTGAG GAAGAGTGCTGGCGTCTCCATGACTACCTAGTGGGCACTTTAGGCCCCTATGTGATCAATGTGACCAAGGCTGCCATGGCTTGCAGTCACCAGCGATGTCATGGCCATGGTCGGTGTGCCCGGAAAGACCCAGGACAAATGGAAGCCTTTCTACATCTGCAGCCAGACGACAGTCTTGGAGCCTGGAATTCCTTCAGATGCCGTTGTTACTCGGGCTGGGCTGGCCCTACCTGCCTGGAGCCTAAACCCTGA